In Sphaerisporangium krabiense, the DNA window CACCCAAGGACCGCGGCGCGTTCGAGGCGGCGGGCGGCAGGTCCGGGAGCCGCGGCGCGGCCAAGCGGGCAGGGCGCGCGGCCGGGGAGCGCCCCGACCCCGAGGACGCCCCCTGAGGCCACGGGGCCGTGCCGCCCATCCGGCCGGGGCTTGTACGCTCGGGGTTCGTGACCCCTGAGCCTGTCCGCTGCGGCTGGGTGACCAGCGCTCCCGACTACATCCGCTACCACGACGAAGAGTGGGGCCGTCCCGTCCGGGGCGACGACCTGGTGTTCGAGCGGCTCACCCTGGAGGCGTTCCAGTCCGGCCTGTCGTGGCTCACCATCCTGCGCAAGCGGGAGAACTTCCGCGCGGCCTTCGCCGGGTTCTCGATCCCCGCCGTCGCGGCGTTCGGCGAGGCCGACGTCGCCCGCCTGCTGGCCGACCCGGGCATCGTCCGCAACCGTATGAAGGTCGAGGCGGCCATCGCCAACGCCCGGGTCGCCGCCGAGGTCCCCGGCGGCGTGTCGGAACTGGTCTGGCGGTACGCCGACCCCGGCGCCCCCGTGCCGAAGACCCACGCCGACCTGCCCGCCACCACGCCCGGTTCCACGGCGCTGGCCAAGGAGCTCAAGCGGCACGGCTTCCGCTTCGTCGGCCCCACGACGGCGTACGCGCTGATGCAGGCGATCGGCCTGGTGAACGACCACCTCGCCGACTGCTGGGTGCGCGCGTCCGGCTGACGGGCGGGGCTAACGCCCCTGGAACACCGGCTTCTGCTTGGCCAGGAACGCGCGGGTGGCCCGCTCGTGGT includes these proteins:
- a CDS encoding DNA-3-methyladenine glycosylase I; amino-acid sequence: MTPEPVRCGWVTSAPDYIRYHDEEWGRPVRGDDLVFERLTLEAFQSGLSWLTILRKRENFRAAFAGFSIPAVAAFGEADVARLLADPGIVRNRMKVEAAIANARVAAEVPGGVSELVWRYADPGAPVPKTHADLPATTPGSTALAKELKRHGFRFVGPTTAYALMQAIGLVNDHLADCWVRASG